GCACTTATGAAAGAGCTTGAGAGCTCGATTTATAAAGTGGCGATACTTACAAACCCGAGGCTTGACGACATCGAGATGCTGAGGATGATAGCTTACCACTTGGGCACGACCCAACCCCCGACCCATAAAGCGGATGTACTTATAACTCTTGAAAAGATATTTCGGAATAATTTAAGCGATGGCAAAAAAACAGTTGTAGTTATTGATGAGGCGCATGCTATAGAAGACAAGAATATCTTTGAAGAAATACGGCTTCTCTTGAATTATCAGCTGGAAGATAAATTCCTTCTTACGCTCCTTATCCTGGGCCAGCCGGAACTCAAAGAAAAAATCGAAGCGAACAAGCAGTTGAACCAGAGGATAGCGATGCGTTTTTTTCTGCAGGCCCTGGAAAAAAATGACACTGACAATTACATAAGGTTCAGGCTTAAAAAAGCCGGAGGGAACCAGGACCTATTCACAGCCGAGGCCATGGCTTTGATACATGAACGCTCAGGGGGTATACCAAGAAGGATAAACCAGTTATGCGATACGTCTTTGCTTACAGGCTACGGAAAAGAGGCGAAAACTATCGATAAAGATATAGTTCAGGAAACAATAAGCAGTTTGTCATTGTGACACTGAATAGAATAAAACCAGGGATAGGGGGTAAGGTGTAAGGGATAAGTGAGACCGAGGTTTTTCTTACACCTTACTCTTTACACCTTATCCCTGAAGTCAATGGAGATGATCATGAAAATTCTTGCCATAGGATCACATCCGGACGATATTGAGTTTGGCTGCGGGGGTACGTTATGCAAACTTTCAAGAAACGGGCATAAGATAAATATTCTTGTTATGACAAAAGGGCATCACGGCGGGGATGAAAGAATAAGGGAAAAAGAGCAGGAAAAATCCGCAAAGATGCTAAATGCGAAATTGATCTGGGGAGGGTTCACAGACACTCAGATTCCGATAGTAAAAAGTACAATAAACCTCATCGAACACCACATCAAAGAAATACAACCGGATATTATTTTTGTGCCGTTCCGGGAAGATACCCACCAGGACCACAGGGCGGTTTCCCGTGCGACCCTTACGGCTACGAGATATATAAAGAATGTCCTGTTCTACGAAGGGCCAACGACCGTCAATTTCTCGCCGGCAAGCGTTTTTGTAGATATAGGTTCTGTATTCAATAATAAACTTAAGCTCCTTAAAGCGCATAAATCACAGGTTTTTGCTACAAGGATAGCTGACCTCTCAATCCTGGAGAGCGTTCATGCTACTGCAGTTTTTCGAGGCCTGCAAAACAGGGTTAAATTTGCCGAAAGCTTCGTACCGTTAAGGATGCAAGTATTTTTGTAGAACCAGCTTACAGCTGAAGGTATTTATGAAAGATAACGATCACTGGCGGAAAGCGTATTATGTATTATTAGCAATACTTCTTGTCATTTTAATTCAGCCGAGCGGCGGAACCTGGGCTTTTTTATTGGGTGTGCGGTGGTTATATATCCTAATGCTTTCCTTCGTCTGTGCACAGCTTCTGGTACCTGTTACGATAAAGCTTGCCTTTAAATACGGAGTTTTAGACCATCCTGACCAAGAAAGGAAAATACATAAATCCCCTATCCCGAGGATAGGAGGCACCGCGATATTTTTAGCCATCATCCTTACCTGCTTAAGAAATTTTAAGTTTACCCCGGAGTTCACAAGCCTGATAATAGGAAGTTCCATTATCTACCTGACGGGATTTATTGACGATATCCATCCTCTTTCAGCAATGACGCGCATAATCGCACAGCTTATCGCATGTTTTATAGTTATAAACAGCGGGATTTGCATGACGATTATTCCCTATGGCGTTCCTTTTAAAAAAACCATAGAAGTAGTTCTGACCGTAATCTGGCTTATAGGGATAGCAAATGCCCTGAATTTTTTAGACGGAGTTGACGGCCTGGCCGCCGGAATGACGGCTTTGTGCGCTTCCCTTTTCTTTGTTATTTCACTTCCCACCCATCAGAAGCACCTTGGTTATTTATCAATAGCAATTACCGGTTCATGCCTTGGTTTTTTGACATATAACTGGAAACCTGCTGTGGTATATATGGGCGATGCAGGCGCCACCTTCTTGGGGTTTTTACTTGCAGGACTTTCAATAATGGGCGGCTGGGCCTATAACAGCCCGTTGGTATCCTGCGCTACGCCTATATTAATACTAGGTATACCTATTTTTGACATGATATATATTACGATTTCAAGGATAAAGAACGGGCAGGTAAAAACATTCACCCAATGGCTCGAATATACCGGAAGAGACCATTTCCATCACAGGCTTATGCATCTTGGTTTATCCGAAGTCCAGACGGTTATTTTTATCCTGGCTGTTAATCTTTGCATCGGCCTTGGAGCTATTGTGGTAAGGGATACCGAAACCAGGTACACATTCATAGTTCTTTTTCAAAGTACTTTAATATTCTTAATAATAACGGTTTTAATGATACTTGGAAAAGACAGGACTATAAGAATTATAGAGAATAATAAATGAATTTTAAAGTTTTATTTTATATATTGCTATCTTTCATGTTATTCCTGCCAGGCCTTTCTCAGGCAAGAATAAATATTTTTGACCCTTGGCATCCGGGGCAGGATTCCGCAATTGGAGATGTCAATTCGTATCAATCTGTATTTACTTTTAAAAGCGGAACAAATTTCTTTGAACTTCCTGTACATTTCACTTACATTGCAACCGACAAAACAGAAGCAGGCGGTGCCTGGGGAATAAAATCAGCAGGTGGTAAAACAGGGATTAATGACCTCCAATTAGGCATTAAATACCAATTAATGGACGGGCTAGGAAATAAGCCGGCGGTGCTAGGAGAAATAGCAGCGTCGCTTCCTACGGCAGACTCTACCCGGGAGCTTGGGCTTGGCTCTGCGGGATTTTATGTGCATTGGGCGTTAGAAAAAAAGTTTGAAAATATCGTAGGTTATTTTGGCCTGGGGCTCGGGATTTTCGGCGAAAACAGCGATAAGGTCAAGCAAGGCAATATATTTATGTACCATATCGGAACAAGCTTCCCCTATAAGAATAAATACAGGTTACACACCGAACTTAAAGGTTATAACCACAGCAACACCAAAATTAACGGAGTGGAGTTTTTGGATTCATATCAAGAAATGTATTTTGCCCCTGGAGTTAACTACTTCTGGAAAAAGAAGCATACATTATCCGCTTCCTTATTAATTGGTTTAACATCCAAATCCAACGATCTAGGCTTATTTCTAGCCTGCAATTTCTAAATGCACAGCGTTTAGCGTAGAGCGTAGAGCGAATAGGAATATCAAAGTCTGATAGGTTTTAGCTTTTCTAAACCCTAAACGCTATCCGCTGTACGCTAGAAATAATATGGAACCTATTCTAAAGAATATCGACCTTCACGTACATACCACTTATTCTGACGGCTCCTTTAAACCCGCTGAAGCTGTACAATATGCAAAAAAAATGGATCTAGCTGCCATAGGCATAACAGACCACGACATAACCGACGGCATACCGGAGGCTATAGAGGAGGGAAAAACTCAAGGTATTGAAATCATTCCAGGAGTTGAACTGTCATCCGGCATAGGAAACAACCAGGAATTGGAGCTGCATATCTTGGGTTACTTCATTAATTTTGAAGACCAGCCATTTCAGGAAACACTGCTTAATTTCAGAAAAGCCCGTTTAGTAAGGGCACAGAATATCCTAAAAAAACTCAGTAAAGAAGGCGTCTACCTTAAAGAATCAGATATTTTCAAGGACCATGAAAAAGGGTCTATAGGAAGGCTTCATTTTGCCAAGGTAATGCTCGAACAGGAGTATGTAAAAGATATATCTGAAGCATTTAAAAAGTACCTTGGCTATAACAAACCCGCCTATGTGCCAAAATACCGTTTAAAAGTTGAAGAAGCCATAAAAATGATATTAAGAGTAGGCGGCATTCCTGTCCTTGCTCACCCTGTAATAGGAAGTTACCACGTCAAAAATATTCTAAAGGACCTTGTAAATTTCGGTCTTAAAGGCATAGAAGTCTGGCATATAAAACACCCTCCAGTTATTACTGAAGAGTTTACTCAGATAGGCAATAAATTAGGGCTTGTTTTGACAGGCGGTTCTGATTGCCATGGACAAATGGTGGATGGATCCGCGATAATGGGAAAGGTCAATGTCCCTTATAGCGTTTTAGATGGCCTTAAAAGAGCCAAGCAGGATATCGATAAAGAAAATATGCTAAAAAATGTTGTGTAATGATTTAATGTGTTGTATTTTAAATGATTAATTTAAAATATATAAAGTTATACATTAATTATTATGAGCTATCTTTTTATACTTTAGTACTGCCAATATAATCCAACCGCAGAGCAAACCTACGAGAGCTCCAAATAAAACATCTATCGGAAAATGAGCTCCTAAATAAATCCTTGAAATTCCAACAAGAATTGCTATTAGAAAGAATAGGATCCGGTAGTTTTTGAACCTGGAGCTTAGGAAAACAGCTGCACCGAACGAAGATTGTGTATGGCCGGACGGAAATGAACACCTGTAAAGCTTTTCTCCAAGTACATGTACTTGATCGCCCCATAATGTCAATGGTCTTACCCTGGCACACATTTCCTTAAGACTGTGAACAATTATAGCTCCTGCAAGGACTATCACTAAACCGATGATAAACTCTTGCATAAAATACTGTCGCCTGTAATGCCATAAGATGAACCCGACTATAACTGCCAGAGGAAGCCCGTTGCCTATAAAAGAGAAAGCCATCATAATATAGTCCAGTATTTTGGATCTTATACCCCTGTTTATTATCCAGAAAAACTTATAGTCCAGGTTAAGAAGCGCCTGCTTTAATGTCAATTGCGGTGGCAATATGGCAGATGTATATGTCATTTCCATTTTTTCAGGCATAAAACCCTTTCCGTACCACAGCCAAAAAATCCTTATTTTTCTTCCTTTTCTAAATATCTCTACCGGCTCAAGCTTTTGCCACGATTTAAAAGGGAAGAGTACGGTCGGGTCCTGATAAAAATTGCTGTTACAGACAAAAATGCCGTCTTTGTCTTTAAGTTCCGATATATCTCTCTGCCAGAAACCATAGGCATCTATCCTCCCGCTGAAACAATATATCCTGGGGTTTTGCGGTACATAGAACTTAAGCTGGCTTGCCAGATAATGCCTGTGAGTAAATATGAAAGGGACAGATTTCCTTTCATCCTGAGCTTGTCGAAGGATTTCGTTTATTCTTTCCCCGGCAAGATCCCAGCCGTACGTATCATTAGTTATATCCACTTTTTCGGCTTTTGTTATACCGTCTTCTATTTTCATAGCTTCTTTCTTGGTCAAAAACATCTCAGGTGGAAGTATCTTGTACATCGCCTGCAGCGGGACTAAAGCCGTCAGAAATAAACCAAACCCCCAGGTAAAATAAGTGGTTACCCTGAGCCATCTCTTATTCCAGTTCGATACTGTAAAATGGGCAACACCTATCACCAAAACAAGGTATCCTGTGGCAGGCCAATGGGGGAGTATTTCATTGAAACTTGCAATGCCGTTGAACAGGAAAAGCGTCGGGAAAGAAAAAGAAAAGAGGAACAGGTACTTTTCGTTCAGTTCTTCTGAAGTGACTTCTAAAGAAGGCCCCTTTTTAAAAAACCTGGCCTTTATTAGCTCAAAAGACCTTGCGGCAATATAAAATAGTACAAACCAATAAATAAGGAAAAGAAAAGGAGATATATATCCTGCCTGAGCACCGAGGCATTTGCCTAAAAGCATGAATGAAAACTTTGGCGTCTGTTTACCGAAACCATGCTGCAGCTGGTAACCGAAAGAAGCCCAGCTGTTAGTTAAATTCCAGATCACTACAGGGCTAAAAATAAAAAATGCAATTATTAGGGACAGGTAAAGGTCCGTTCTTTTCAACTGGTTTAGATATTTTTTAGAACAAATAAGGAAAACAAGAGAAGACGGTATCAAAAGCACCATATTATACTTGCTTAAGAGCCCAAGCCCCAGAACTACACCCATCAAATACCAGTTTAAAGATGCGGAGGTTTTAATCAGTTTCCAAAACAGATAGATGTAGAGCATCCAGAAAAAGGCAAGCGGTGAATCCGGCACGGTTAAGACTGCACCTAAAAAAGAAAAGACAGGAGTTATGTTTATCAGAAGTATGCTAAAAAATGCTATTTTATCATCAAACATATCCTTTGCCAGAATAAAAATTATGATGCTCGTTAAAAAAAACAGGGCTACGGCAGGAAAACGGACTGCAAATTCGTTTATTCCTAATACAGAACCGAATAGCTTTATTATATAAGCGATCATCGGCGGGTGGTCAAAATAAGAAAGCTGCAGATTCTGGCTGAATGCAAAATAATGTGCTTCATCGTCGCCAAGGCCGATACGGCCAATTACAAATAAACGCAGCAATGCTGTGGCTGATATCAAGAGCCAAAATGAAGCGGTGTATTTGATTGATCGATTGAGTATTTTCATATTCTTTAGCGTCTGCTGTAGAAGGTTTCAGGCATCTGGCAGCAGGAGTCAGTAAAGACAAAAATAGCTATTTTTACTGAAGCCTGAAACCTGATGCCTGATACCTTTTCTATGATAGTAGTTTCAGTTTCCATACCCTGAATAAGTATTTTAGCAAAGTGGATGTTTTTAACTTTGATTCTCCACTTAGCCGGGGCATGAATTCTATAGGCACTTCAAGCAATCTGAGGTTATATTTCTTTGCATAAAAAAGGACCTCGGTTACAATGAAAGGATCCCCTGCTTTTAAATGCGGGAGTATTTTTAACAGTGCTTCTTTTTTAAACATTCTAAATCCAGAAGTAGGGTCACAAATGTTTATTCCAAGAACCATAGACAGGTAATTCCTTGCGAATGCGCTTATTAACCTTCTTAAAGCGGTCCGTTTTTCATCTTTCCCTTCTTTTACGTAGCGGGAGCCTATTACTATATCTGCGTCTTTTATTTTTTCTTTAAAACTCCGGATAAATCTGGGGGGGTGTGAAAAGTCAGCGTCCATCTCAACTATGAGGTTTGCTCCCATTCCAAGCGCTTTCTTAAACCCGTCAATGCCTGCCCAGCCTCTTCCTCTATTTTCTTTTCTGAGCAGTAAATGAACCCGTTTGTTTTCATTTGATAAGCTTTCCACTGTCTGGTAAGTTTTGTCCGGAGAAAAATCGTCAACGACAAGTATCTCTATTTCAAGAGGGATATCAAGTATTTCTTTTATAAGCTGCCCGATGTTCCCTGATTCGTTATAAGTAGGTATGACAACTACTATATCCATAGAAAATTTATAGTTAAACTACTAATATGTTTTGACCGAAGGAACTTAAAAATGCTTTCCACACCGCAGCAGGTTCAATTAATTCCATACAACTAGGTTTCTTTTTACAGTCAGCTATGTAACAACAGACACAGCCGGCAGGGGAGACTATTTTCATGCAGCGGCCGTAGGCCTCGATCTCACTTGCAGAGGTCGGGCCGAAGAGCGCCACGACATTCTTTTTTAACCCCAGGGCCGCATGCAGGGCCAAGGTATCGCCTGTAATGACTATATCGCAAAGGTTAAGCAGGGCAAAAAAATCATGAATGGAATTAACACCCGTATTTACAGCTTTGTTCGCAGATCTTTTTATTATTTCAGCTATAAGCTCTTCTTCATTTTTATTTCCAAAAAGAAGTACCTTGCCGCCCGTCGCATTGATACGCTTTATTATCTCAAGGTATCCGTTCACAGTCCACTTTTTCATGACCCATCTTTTACCTGCCCCAGGATTGATACCTACAACAACCCTGCCTTTAAGGCCGTGCCTCTGGGCAAACTTTTCAGCTTTTTCCATAGATTCTTTTTTTAAAATAGTACATATCTCGTAATCGGATTTAGGCAAGCCGGTTATCTTTGACATGTAGTATTGGTAAGTTTTTTTATTTGCTTTCTTAAGATCATCAAATGCGCTCATTTCAAGCCATTTTTTCGCATAAGCATTTGAATATTTGACATTCCTGCACTTATCCAGGTAAAAGCCTATTTTTATATTTGCGATCGCCAACGTAGCCAGGCTCAGGCTTGTTGGCGAAAGATCGAGATTGACCGCTATGTCAAATTTTTCGGCAGTAATATGGGAGAAGATATCCTTATCAAGCGTCCATATCCTGTCAACATAAGGGTTCCCGTCAAGGATATCCACGGATTCAGGAGCAACAAGCCAGGTTATGTATGAGTTTTTGTATTTATCCTTCAGGCCCGGCAGTAAAAATGTAGTCCTTAAAACATCTCCCATAGCATCGAGTTTTACTATTAATATCCTTGTATGTTTTTTTAAATTCGAAGATATCGTAATATAGTTTTTGCAGTCGGAGCAATGAATCCCGCTTTTTTTGTGGAATTTACACGGCCTGTCCAGAGAAAAATGGATGCAATTTGTTTTTATCATTAGAGATGTCTCCTGCCGGATGGATTCTTCTAATAAATATAAGTAAAAATAGCAAATTTTTATTCAACCGTCAAATTTGATATAATGAAAACACTTATGTTAAAGAATAGGTTAAATATTCTCAAAAATTTACTATTAAAATATAAACGAGTCCTTATCGCATACTCCGGCGGAGTTGATTCATCTTTTCTTCTCTATTTTGCTGCAAAAACCCTTGGACCAGGCAATGTTCTTGCAGTCACTGCTTTAAGCGAAACATATCCGTCAAACGAATTGAAACTTTCCAGGTCTTTTTCAAATAAATTAAAAATTAAGCACGTAATTATAAAGACCAGAGAACTTCAAAATGACAGATTTTCCAAAAATCCGTTTAACAGGTGTTTTTATTGCAAAGATGAACTTTTCCGCAAACTTTCATTTATCGCAAAAAAACAAAAAATGGTGCTGTGTGATGCAACGAATTATTCCGACCTCAAAGACTACAGGCCCGGACAAAAAGCCGTAAAAAAATGGAATGTAAAGTCGCCCCTAAAGTCATCGGGTTTTTTAAAAAAAGACATAAGAAAATACAGTAAGGAATGCGGCCTCTCAACGTGGAACTTGCCAGCTCAGGCCTGCCTTGCATCAAGGATTCCCTATCACACAAAGATAACTGCTAAGACCCTTAAAAGAATTGAGGCAGCAGAAAATTTCCTAAAAAAACTTGGCTTCATGAATCTACGCGTAAGGCACCATGGAGATATAGCTCGAATAGAGCTTGGCAAGACCGAGATAAGGGATATCTTTAGAAATAAAAATATCCAGAAAATATCTGCATGTTTAAAAAATTTAGGCTGGCATTACATTGCGGTCGATATAGATGGTTACCGGACTGGAAGTCTGAATATCTTTTAGGGGTGACCAAAAGCACCCCTTGATTACTGTGCTTGACTACATGATGACAGTGATAAGGCCTTTAAGTATCATTGCAATCCTTCGGCTTCGTTCAGGATGGTGAGCTTGCCGAACTATCGCAGTTTTGAATAACTGTAATCGCGGCTTTCTTCTTAGAAGAAGAAAGCCTATTTACAAAGATAAAATAATTTAGTAATATTTTCTTACAATTAAATTAAAAAAACCCGGTAATCAAATAATGCAGCTCACAACCCCATACTATCTAATCGACGAATCAAAACTTCTAAAAAATTTATTAAAAATTAAATATGTCCGCAACACCTCCGGTGCAAAATCCGTCCTTGCACTTAAATGTTTTTCCACCTGGTCGGTATTTAGCCTTATGAACAAATACCTGGACGGCACCACCGGCAGTTCTCTGTACGAAGCAAAGCTGGGGCATGATAAGTTTGGCAAAGAGGTACATGCCTACTGCGTGGCTTTTTCTAAAAGCGACATCAACAGTATAAAACAATACGCCGATAAAATAATATTTAATTCCTTATCTCAATTAAAGTTTTTTTACGACACTGTAAAAGGCATCAAACTGGGATTACGCGTCAACCCGGGAACCAGTTATTCTCATTTTGACCTCGCAGACCCGGCAAGAAAATATTCCAGGCTTGGCGTGATTGACAAAAGATCCCTGCAAGAAGCAATTCCCCTGATAGACGGCTTAATGTTCCACTTTAACTGCGAGAATGATGATTTCAATAATTTTTCTTCTACTCTTGACCATATAGGAAAAAATTATGGAGAAACCATTGAGAAACTGCGCTGGGTAAGCCTAGGCGGAGGGCTCTATTTTACTAAAGACGGCTATCCTATTGACAACTTCTGTGCTAAATTAAAGGAATTCAGCAAGAAATTCGATGTGCAGGTTTATCTTGAGCCAGGAGAAACAGCTATTACTAACTCTGCCGAACTTGTGACGTCAGTCCTTGACATAGTCCATAACGAAGTAGATATAGCCATTGTAGACGCTTCGGCCGAAGCCCATATGCTGGATTTACTTATATACCGAATACCCGCAAAAATATTAAATTCAGGCAAAGGGTATTTTAAATATATTATAGCCGGCCGTTCATGCCTTGCCGGAGATACTTTCGGGACCTTTAATTTCAAGTCAAGATTAAAAGTAGGCAGTATGGTCAGGCTATCGGATGCAGCAGGATACACTATGGTGAAAAAAAACTGGTTTAACGGTCTTCAAATGCCGTCGATTGTGGTCAAGAAGCTGAATGGTTCTGTGAAAATAGTTCGTGCTTTTACATATAAGGATTATTTAGATAGTCTTTCTTAACAAAAACAGATAAAGATAGAGATTAAGAAAAAATATATTTTTGAAGTTCTTTATCTTTGTCTTAATCTATCACTACTTCGTTAAGTGAGGTTTGTCATTGCGAGCCAGAGGCGAAGCAATCTCGACGTTTTGGAGATTGCCACGTCGCTTCGCTCCTCGCAAAGACACCGAAGAAGAAAGAGTGTCGTATGATATTCGACTTAACGAAGTAGTGCTATAAGTTGTTACTTTTTGGAGGTTTTTCTATTATGAAGAAAAATGTAATGATCATAGGGGCAGGCGGAGTAGCCCATGTTGCCGCGCACAAATGTGCTCAAAACAATGATATCCTTGGAGATATTTGCATAGCATCAAGGCATTTAAATAAATGCGATGCAATAATTGAAAGTGTCAAAAGAAAAAACAGTATGAGGGATAAGACTAAAAAAATCTATTCGCGAAAAATAGATGCATACAATATACCTGCGATGGTGGATTTGATCAAAGAGACAAATACAGAGATAGTAATTAACCTTGGAGTTGCCTTCATAAACATGTCTGTCCTTGAAGCCTGCCTTGGAGCAAGGGTAGTTTATATGGATACAGCTATTCATGAAGAACCCGGCAAAGTATGCGAAAACCCGCCGTGGTATGCTAATTATGAATGGAAACGCAAAGACCGCTGTAAAAGAAAAGGGGTAACGGCTATTCTTGGAGTTGGTTTTGACCCCGGCGTAGTAAACGCCTGGTGTGCACTTGCCGTCAAACACCATTTTGACAAAATAGATACCATCGATATAATGGATGTTAATGCCGGCATCCACGGTAAGTATTTTGCAACGAATTTCGACCCTGAAATAAACCTTAGGGAATTCAAGAAAGTCTGGACCTGGCTAGACAGGAAATGGGTTGAAGAAAAGATACACACTGTAAAGCAGCTATATGATTTCCCCGTCGTAGGGAAAATGCCTATTTATCTCAACGGGCATGATGAGCTGCATTCATTGTCAAAAAATATTGATGCAAACAGCATACGGTTTTGGATGGGTTTTAGCGAGCATTATATAAATGTTTTCAGCGTTCTTTCAAACATAGGGCTTACTTCAGAAAAACCGGTAACAGTTGACAGGATGCAGGTCGTACCATTAAAGCTTTTAAAGGCTGTACTCCCGGACCCGCTTTCTCTTGCACCGAACTATACAGGAAAAACCTGTATCGGGAACCTGATCAAAGGAGAGAAAAACGGAAAAAACAAGGAAATATTCATATATAACACTTGTGACCACCAGGAGTGCTACAAAGAAGTCGAATCCCAGGCAATCAGCTATACAGCGGGCGTGCCGCCCGTCGCAGCAGCTATACTCGTGGCAAAAGGCGACTGGGAAACAAAAACGATGGTCAATGTTGAAGAATTGAACCCTGATCCTTTCATAGAATTATTGAATAAAATGGGGCTTCCTACGCAAATAAAGGATATTAAACCCTAATATAATAATTTATTTTAGCACCTATACACCTTTTTGACTTTGTCTACCTATCGTAGTTAAGGCTGTTGAACATCCAACCAACGTCCATAAATTTATTATTTTTTATCATAAAAATAATTTTATTAATTACTTTGCATTTTATTTTTTTATTTTGTAGAATTTACCATTACATTGAAGCAAGAAAAAGGAAATTTCTAATTAAATGAAAAAACAGAACAGGGCACCTCTTTTTGAAACCCTTCTTTCACGCTCCAAAAGGCATGTAACATCATTCCATACCCCAGGCCATAAAAATGGGCGCAGCATAGATAAACGTTTACGCTCCTTTACGGGCAAGAGCGCCTATTATTTTGATGTAACTGTTTTTCCTGAAGTTGATTCTTTGCATGACCCAACAGGAATAATAAAGAAGGCTCAGGAGCTGATGGCCCTCGCTTACGGGGTTTCTCATTCGTTCTTTCTTGTAAACGGATCTTCTGTAGGTAATATGATCATGTTCATGTCTGCCTGCAAACCCGGCGATTCGGTGATAATTTCAAGGAATGCACACAAATCCGTTATGTCCGGAGTGATACAATCCGGG
The Candidatus Liberimonas magnetica DNA segment above includes these coding regions:
- the larE gene encoding ATP-dependent sacrificial sulfur transferase LarE, yielding MLKNRLNILKNLLLKYKRVLIAYSGGVDSSFLLYFAAKTLGPGNVLAVTALSETYPSNELKLSRSFSNKLKIKHVIIKTRELQNDRFSKNPFNRCFYCKDELFRKLSFIAKKQKMVLCDATNYSDLKDYRPGQKAVKKWNVKSPLKSSGFLKKDIRKYSKECGLSTWNLPAQACLASRIPYHTKITAKTLKRIEAAENFLKKLGFMNLRVRHHGDIARIELGKTEIRDIFRNKNIQKISACLKNLGWHYIAVDIDGYRTGSLNIF
- a CDS encoding saccharopine dehydrogenase family protein; the encoded protein is MKKNVMIIGAGGVAHVAAHKCAQNNDILGDICIASRHLNKCDAIIESVKRKNSMRDKTKKIYSRKIDAYNIPAMVDLIKETNTEIVINLGVAFINMSVLEACLGARVVYMDTAIHEEPGKVCENPPWYANYEWKRKDRCKRKGVTAILGVGFDPGVVNAWCALAVKHHFDKIDTIDIMDVNAGIHGKYFATNFDPEINLREFKKVWTWLDRKWVEEKIHTVKQLYDFPVVGKMPIYLNGHDELHSLSKNIDANSIRFWMGFSEHYINVFSVLSNIGLTSEKPVTVDRMQVVPLKLLKAVLPDPLSLAPNYTGKTCIGNLIKGEKNGKNKEIFIYNTCDHQECYKEVESQAISYTAGVPPVAAAILVAKGDWETKTMVNVEELNPDPFIELLNKMGLPTQIKDIKP
- the nspC gene encoding carboxynorspermidine decarboxylase; its protein translation is MQLTTPYYLIDESKLLKNLLKIKYVRNTSGAKSVLALKCFSTWSVFSLMNKYLDGTTGSSLYEAKLGHDKFGKEVHAYCVAFSKSDINSIKQYADKIIFNSLSQLKFFYDTVKGIKLGLRVNPGTSYSHFDLADPARKYSRLGVIDKRSLQEAIPLIDGLMFHFNCENDDFNNFSSTLDHIGKNYGETIEKLRWVSLGGGLYFTKDGYPIDNFCAKLKEFSKKFDVQVYLEPGETAITNSAELVTSVLDIVHNEVDIAIVDASAEAHMLDLLIYRIPAKILNSGKGYFKYIIAGRSCLAGDTFGTFNFKSRLKVGSMVRLSDAAGYTMVKKNWFNGLQMPSIVVKKLNGSVKIVRAFTYKDYLDSLS